The DNA sequence CAGACCGAATGTAAGTTTCGATGTATTTTCTTTGTGTTTAAAATCGGGTAATGTTTGTATTTTGAAAGGAGGCTCTGATGCTTTTTTTTCTAATACAGCGATTGTTTCGATTATTAAGAGGGTTTTATTACAAGAGGGTTTGAATCCCGATATTTGTAATTTATTGCCCGCTGATCGTTCTTCGACTTTACAATTATTGAACGCAAGTAATTATATTGATCTTCTTATTCCGAGAGGAAGTAAAGAGCTTATTAATTTTGTTCGTGAAAATTCGAAAATCCCAGTAATCGAAACCGGTGCAGGAGTATGTCATACTTATTTCCACCTGGAAGGTAATTTAGAAATAGGAAAAGAGATCATCTTTAATGCTAAAACCCGAAAAGTTAGCGTTTGCAATTCGTTGGATTGCTTACTTATTGATAAGGAAAGAATACAGGACCTTCCCGATTTGTGTAAAAAATTAATTGAGAAAAAAGTAGTTATTTATGCGGATGAACCTGCATACGCTCAATTAGAAAACTCTTATCCATCCAATTTACTGCATAAAGCAACTTCCGCAAATTACGGAATGGAATTCTTGGATTATAAAATGTCTATAAAAACGGTAAATTCTATTAAGGAAGCAATTGAACATATAGCGAACTACGGATCCAAACATAGCGAAGCAATAATAAGCGAAAATAAATCATGTATAAAAATTTTTGAAAAGCTGGTAGATGCCGCTTGTATTTATGTTAATACTTCTACTGCCTTCACAGATGGCGCACAATTCGGAATGGGTGCAGAAATAGGGATCAGCACGCAGAAAATGCATGCAAGAGGTCCTATGGCTCTGGATGAATTATGTTCTTATAAGTGGATTGTAGAAGGTAACGGTCAAATAAGACCGTGAATAATTTAGATAGTAGCTAGACTGTTTTTATTTCTTAAACTATAATCTTTTCTGTTTTTAAATTCAGTATAAAAATTGGAATTAAAAAAAGATGAATGCTTTATCTTTATATGAAAAAAATTTCATTAAATAAAAATTTTGAAAATAATAAAAGGCAATGGATGAACTAAATTTTAATCAGTTTGTAAAATTTAATTCATCCATTACAAATACAAAATATATATTAATTAAAATCAGTTCCTATTCAAAATATCTAAGTATTAATTAGTTATTATTTTCATCACCGTTTTTCAATCTCATCCTAAAATCTTCGATGCATCCAAAACTATTTTTACTAAAAACAGTAACGAAACAACATAAACTGTTGGAGTAACCTCTTTTCTTCTGCCTCCTAATACTTTCAATAAAGTAAAGCTTAGCATACCAAATACAATACCTTCCGCTATACTAAATGTAAAAGGCATAAAAATTATGGTTAAAAATGCGGGTAAACCTTCCGTGATATCATTAAAATTAATTTTTACAACAGAAGAAATCATAAAGAGACCGACAATAATTAAAGCCGGAGCTGTGGCAGCTGCCGGAACCAGTAAAAATATAGGTGCTAGAAATAAAGATAAAAAGAACATCAAAGCTGTACTAACTGCTGTAAGGCCGGTACGCCCTCCGGAGGCTACTCCGGAAGCACTTTCTACATATGAAGTAATCGTGCTGGTACCCAAGATCGCTCCAACCGTCGTTCCCAATGCATCAGACAATAATGCTTTTTTCATTTGAGGAAAATTTCCTTCTTCATCCGTGAATCCCAATTTAGATACAACTCCTATTAATGTTCCAATCGTATCAAACAAATTAACAAATAGAAAAGTGAAAACTACAATCAACATATCCACTGAAAATATTTTGTCCCATCCTTCAGAAGAAAACATCGGTTCGACAGCTTTACCAAATATAGGTTCAATGGAAGGAGGCATGCTTACCAATGAACCTGGTAATTGTATGTCGCCCAACAAATAGCTGAATAAAGTGGAAACTACAATTCCCGCTAAGATAGATCCATTTATATTGCGCGAATGAAGTACAGCCGTAACCAACAATCCCGCAAAAGCAATCCATACCGAATGTTGTTTAAAATCACCTAAAGCAAGAAAAGTATTGGGATCTGAAACAATGATATTCGCTCCTTTTAGTCCTATTAAAGTAATAAATAATCCAATTCCGACAGGGATTGCCTCTTTCAGTACTCTAGGAATGCTTTTAACTATCATTTCCCTGACATTCAAAAAAGTAAGAATTATAAATATAAGCCCCTCTATAAAAACAGCTGTTAGAGCAAATTGCCAAGAATATCCAAGTCCTAAAACTACAGAAAAAGCAAAAAAGCTGTTCAGTCCCATTCCGGGTCCTTGAGCTATGGGCAATTTTGCCAATATTCCCATTAACAACGTCGCAAAAATAATAGCTAACGTAGTTCCTGTAAAAAGAGCTTCTCTATCCATTCCCGTTTCCGATAAAATACTAGGATTGACTATCAAAGCATAGGACATGGTTAAAAAAGTGATGATCCCGGCTACTAATTCTTTTTTAATAGTTGTACCATTTTCGGATAGCTTAAAATATCCGTCTAGAAAAGTTTTCATGTTATCAGTTTAGTTTAGTTTAGTAAAAAGCAAAAGTACTAACAAATAAGTAATATTGGTTAGTGTTTTTGTGTGTAAAGGCTGCCTTTCCACTCATTTAATCAATTGCAATTTTTATTTAATTAATTATCAGTTTATTAAAATCTAAAGTTAAAAGCTCTTCGGGTAAAATCGTATTGAAAAAGACTTGACCGGCTTCTTCTTTTAGTATGGATATATCGGTGTAACGATTGGAAAAATGCCCTAATATTAATACTTTAACGTTTGCCATTTTTGCTATTTCTGCGGCTTGATGTGCTGTGGTATGTCCTGTTTTAGAAGCTAATTCTCTTAATTCATCTAAAAAAGTAGCTTCATGGTATAAAACATCTACCCCTTTAATTAACGGGACTATATTGGGACTGAATTTAGTATCTGAACAAAAGGCATAGCTGTAAGAATGTTTAGGAGGAAGGGTAAGATACTCATTTTTTATGATATCTCCGGATTGAGTTATAAAATCTTTACCTAATTTCAAATTATGATAATCGCATACTTCAATTTCGGGATTGTATTTAATTACATCCATATTAAGCCTTCTCGACTTTACTTTTTCTTTAAATAAAAACCCATTGGTGTAAATACGATGGTTTAATGGAATCGTCCAAACACACAATTTATTATCTTCATAAATTAATTCACTTTTTAAAGAAGTCAGTTCAATAAAGTTAATTTCAAAATGATTACTACTCTCAGTTAATAGTAATTGAACTTCAATTAATTTTTTAATTCCTTTGGGCCCATAAATGGTTAAAGGTTCGGTTCTTCCCAATAAATGAAAGGAAGATATAAGCCCGATCAAACCAAAAACATGATCGCCATGCAGATGAGAAATAAATATAGTATTTATATGGGTAAATTTTACTCTTGCTTTTCTAAGTTGTACTTGAGTCCCTTCTCCACAATCTATTAGAAAATATTGGTTATTACATTCTAATAACTGTGATGTAGGATTGGTACGAACAGTCGGAACCGCTGAGTTATATCCTAAAATAGTAAGTTTCATAAATTTTAAGTTGTATTTTTGAGTTTTTACAAACTATTACCTTACTAATATTTTTCATAAAAATACATGATTTTTTTCATTTGATAAATAAAAAATTAATTTTTAAGGCACTTTTTTTTACGCTTTTTTTTCATTTTTAACACATTTTTTAAGAAAAATAAGTGATTTTTTAATGAATTTTTTCTTAATTAAATTAGCGCAAAATACTAAATTTCAAACAATTACATTTTAAAAAAATGTTTTTTAAAGAAAAAAATTACAATTTATAACAATTCAAATATATTATTCATATATTACTGTCCTTAATAAAATAAAAACATTATGAAAATACTTAAAAGTCTTTACGTACAAGTAATAATTGCCATAATTATAGGTATTCTTATTGGATATTTTTTCCCAAGTGAAGATATTATAGTTAATGGAGTTAAACAACACAGTACGGGACTTGGTGAAATGCTAAAACCATTAGGAGACGGATTTATCAAGCTAATTAAAATGATCGTAGGACCTTTGATTTTCTGTACCATTGTGCTGGGTATTGCAGGAATGGAAGATACTAAAAAGGTTGGTAAGGTTGGTTTAACAGCTATTGTTTATTTTGAAATTATGACAACAATAGCTTTAATCATCGGCTTGGTTTTCGTTAATGTGCTAAAACCCGGAAACGGCATGCATGTAGATCCTTATGCATTGGATTCTTCATCTATGTCCCATTATATAGAAAAAAGTAAAGAAGATCACGGAATTATTACGTTTATTTTGGATATGATTCCTGAAAATGTTATTGCTTCAATTGCTTCTAATAATTTACTTCAAGTGTTGGTATTTGCCATTCTTTTTGGTTTTGCCATGACGAAAATTGGACCTAAATCTTCAAAACCGGTTCTATCCGTAATGCAATCTTTCCTGGATGGACTTTTTGCTATTATAAAAATAATTATGTATCTGGCACCTTTAGGAGCCATGGGTGCTATGGGATATACCATTGGAGTTTACGGATTGAAAGCATTGAGTAATTTAGGAATGTTAATCTTATGCTTTTATCTAACGTGTATTGTTTTCATTTTCGGAGTTATCGGAGCAGTTCTTTATTACAATAAAGTCAATATATTCAAATTTATTAAATATATTAAAGAGGAACTTTTAATTGTGCTCGGCACCTCATCTTCCGAATCAGCATTACCGGGAATTATGAGCAAGATGGAGAAGATAGGATGTTCTAAGTCTGTCGTTGGTTTGGTTATACCAACCGGCTATTCTTTTAATCTCGACGGTACTTCCATTTATCTTACCATGGCTGCTGTTTTTATTTCTCAAGCTTTAGACATGCATTTGAATTTACAACAAGAAATTACGCTTCTTTTAGTATTGCTTTTAACCTCAAAAGGTGCAGCCGGGGTAACAGGAAGTGGTTTTATTACTCTTGCCGCTACCCTTCCGGTAGTAGGACATGTACCGGTTGAGGCTGTGGCGTTAATATTCGGTATTGATAAATTCATGAGTGAAGCAAGAGCTTTAACTAATTTAATAGGTAATGCAGCAGCTACAATTGTTGTTGCCAGAAGGGAAAATGAATTTAATTACGATAAAGCTGAAAGCATTTTAATATCCAATAAGTCTTAAGTGTGATTTGTAATTTATTTTTAAAAAATATAATTTGTTAAATAAATATTATCATTTTTTTGGTAAAATTATAAATTAAAAATAGATTTGTATAAAATATACTAGTTTTGAAAGTCCTGGTAGATAATTTACTAGGGCTTTCTTAGTAAATTTTCTATTTTTTACTTCGACTTATTTATAAATATTCTTTTTAACGCAGGCTTACGTAAATTTATGAACATATATTTTTTATTTTTGTAATACTATGGATTAGCATAATATTAAATTTTTTAAAAGAAATTTGAAATTTTAGATTAATAAAATTTATTATTAGAAAATATTGAAAATATAAAAGATTTACTATGTTAATTTTTATTTAATATTTTAAATGTTAATCTTATGAAGTAATTTATTTCGATAAATAAATTATCTTCAAGCATTTAAAATAGAATACGAGCAACTTTTGAATTATAATTAAGCAATTAACCGATGAAAAAAATATATTTAGACAGTGCCGCTTCAACCATTATAGATGAAAGAGTTATTGAAGCAATGATTCAATCTATGAAAGAAGATTTTGGTAACCCTTCTGCTATACACAGCTTTGGGCAAGAAAGTAAGTCAAAAATAGAAATGGTCAGAAAAAATATAGCTCAATGGTTGCATGTAAATCCTAATGAAATCATTTTCACAAGCTGCGGTACTGAATCTAATAATTTAATTTTACGTTCTTGTATAGAAAACTTATCTATTAAACGGATCATATCTTCTCCCTTAGAACATAAATCTGTTTTGGAAACCATCAGAGATCTAAAAGAAAAACATCCTGAAATTGAAGTTGTTTTTCTTCCTTTGAAGAATAAAAAAGGAGATTTGGATATTGCTTTTTTAGAAGATTTACTAGAAGATAAAATTCCAACATTAGTTTCTTTAATGCATTCCAATAATGAAATTGGAAATTTAACGGATATTGATAGTATTGCTCAATTATGTAAAAAATATGGAGCTTTATTTCATTCAGATACTGTTCAAACTATGGCTCATTACCCTTTAGATTTCTCTAAAACACCCATTGATTTTGCTTCTTGCAGTGCCCATAAATTTCATGGTCCTAAAGGAATAGGAATGGCTTTTATAAGAAAATCAAGCGGTTTAAAAGGTATTATTACCGGAGGAACTCAGGAGCGTAATTTACGAGCAGGAACTGAAAATGTTTACGGTATTGTTGGCTTAGGTAAATCTTTTGATTATGCTATGCAAGAATTAAAGGAAAGAAGAAAGATAATTGAAGATTTAAAACAATATACAATAGATCAATTGTCTAAAAATATACAAGGGGTTTTGTTTAATGGGCATGGAACAGATTTTACTAAAAGTAACTATACACTTTTAAGTATTTTGCTTCCTTTTCCCAATACATTGGTTGGTTTTCAACTCGATATGAAGGGTATCGCCGTTTCTCAAGGAAGCGCCTGTGCTTCCGGTGCTTCTAAACCGTCAAAAACCATGTTGCAGCTTTATACTGAAGAAGAATTAAAAAATACAACGACGTTACGCATTTCATACAGCCATTATAATACAAAAGAAGAAATAGATGTTTTGATCAATTTTCTTTCTGAGATACAAAAGAATTTAACTAATACCATCCCCGCCGAAAATGGGTAACCACAGCGCTTAAGTTAAAATTAAAGGTAAATCGAATATGGGATAAATAATTATTTTTTGCCGGTTCAAATCCCAACGTTGATTGAATGGGTAAATACAATTCTAAAAATTCAGGTATTATGTTCAATTTAACTCCTGAATCGTAGATAAAATACGTAGATTTCTTTTTATTCGAATACAATCCCATATCTGCATATAAGTCAAAAGGCTTCCATAAATGTATTTCTCCATTTAATGAAGTAATCCATTTATTGGCTGATTTATCCAACATGGATTTAAAACCTCCTTCAGCCATTATATATTGTTGATAAAACAATCCACCGGTTGCAGATCTTCCTAAATAATCCATGTAATTAAAACTATAATCTGTGATATGATCTACTCCGAAATCGAAGTAAGTAGAATTGGAATGATTGTTTATAAAATATCCTCCAAAATAGCGTAAACTTATTTTTTTATTCGGCGCATATTCATGTCTAAAATATATTTCTGTACTTATTTTATTGAAAATATTAGAATGTTGGAAGTTCGTTTTACTATACCATTCATTAATGATTCTTTTATCTGAATGAGAATACGACAGATCCAGCAGATTATAATGGGAATAATCATTTTTTTCAAGAATTTTAAACGGATCTTTTTCTCTTTCAACACTATTAAATGAAATTCCTATGGTTCTGTTAATATCTGATCTGGGCCTCTTTTTAAATATAAGATTTACATTTCCTGAATATTTTTTATAACTCAAATTCTTATCATAATGATAATAAGTATATCCTGTTCCCATAGACATTCTTCTGAATAAGCCCTCTTCCATATCGTAATTGTAATTTAAGGCACCTGAACCCGTTAAACTTTTGGTTCCTGTGGAATAGGTTGGAGAAAATGAATATTCAAAAGGTCTTGAAAATGGAGAACTATTATAAAAACGTAATCCTAGTATAAATTTATCGTAATTGTTCCAGTTTATATTGGGTTCATAAAAAATTTGTGTATAATTAGGATTATCAACGTCTGCATAGAATTTCATTTGCAATTTCTTTCTGTTCTTATAGATACCCTCTGTATTCAATAAATTATCATTATCGTTAATTTCCGGAAACAGGTAATTTTTATTTATAAGTAAACGATCATATTCTCCATTTTTAAATGAATATAAAGAATCTTTATTGGTTGAAAACACCCATTTCTGATTGATTATCTTCTTGTTTTTTTCTCCCGTGATTAATATTGGAATCGGTAAAGCCGTTTTATTAGTGATACGTACTTTTATAGTATCTTTTTCATACTTATCCTCATAAAATTTTTTAATCTTAAAATTAATACGATCATTGGTAACTATATAATTTTGAAAAAACCATGCTAAATTTTTTTGAGAGTTTATTTCTAAAATCCTTTGAAAGTCTGATGAAGTAATTTCACGATCTTTTCCTTCTTCTATAAGCTTTTTAACTGAATTTTCGAAAAGATCCGCTCCCAAATAGGCGGATAGAAAATTAAAACTTAATCCCGATTTAAATCCACTAATTATATACTGATTGATATTGCTCAATTCTAAAAAATCTTCACTTATCGGCTGATCATAATTTTGAGTGGCTATATATCTGTAACCTAATTTATATCGATCGGTTATAGGAACTTTAGATATGAAAAAATATTGTAACGGTTTAATTTTTATTATGCTAAGTTCTTTAGGAAGATTACCTAATAATTTAGTGTCAGGATAATACTTCTTTAAATAATTTAATTGATAATAGGTAAGCAAACCGTTAGGTATCCAATGATATTTATTTTTATCCACTTGTATTACCTGATTGATAACTGAATAGGCTATTTGCTGAAACATTTTAAGATCAATTTTTACGTCATCAGGAAAAAGTTTCCATTCTTTTAAACCCAATAATTTAATATCATCAACTCCTATAAAATTGCGATCTTTTTTAATTTTAGAGCTAATTAATAATTTTGAGGGTAGTTTGCCTAATTTTTCATTTAAAAATAGTAATTCGCGTTTAATATTTTTATAATAAACTTCTTTAAATTTTTCATTAATGGAATATCCAATTACTACTTCGGTTTGCGATCCGTTTATAGTATAAATAAAAGAAATCGGTTTATTTTTAGTAAGGATCATAGTTACAGCATCACCGGATGTTCCCTGTAATTGATTTTCTCCCGCTTTTGTAAGATCTCCATCCATATATAAACCCATAGGATGGTAAAAGTTAATAGTATAATTGGTTTTTCTATAGGGATTAAACTCAGTATCGGTAAATGGCTCCAACTTGGGTTTTGAATTGATAAAATCTAGAGGCTGTATAAAAAAGTTTTTTAAAACATAAGTACCTTTTGAGGAAAATCCATATCCGGTAATTTTATTGGAAGGTATTTTTATATTATAATTTAAATCCAAAGATATACTATCATTGGGTAATAAAGGAGAAAAAAGATTTACTTCGTAAAATTCAAAATCTCTAAGTAAAAAAACGGGTTGTCGTTTATTTATAAAGATGGTCAAATCATTGATTCGACCTCTATCCATATATTTAGAAAAATATAAAGTTTTATTTCTATCCTCTAATTTTCGTTTTCCTAATACCGTATTAGTATTAGAATAGGAATTAGCGGCTGCGTGTAAATATATTTTATCTAAAGTTATACCCGTATTATTATAAAAAACGATCTTTTGTTTTACGGATATATTTTTAGTTAGACTGTCTAAGGTTGCTGATATGAGTATTTTGTCACTTTGTGAAAAGCACAATACAGGTAAAATTACTAAAATTATATTCGATAAGATTCTTAGAATTTTCATAGTTAACAGCAAGAAGTCACAGGAGATGATTACTATTTAAACCTTATTTCAACGGCTCCAAAACGATATTTAATTATATCTGCTTCAAAATATTCAATATCATCCATACTATTTAATATTTTATAAATTTCTTTTTTTAATACTCCTTTACCTTTGCCATGTATTAGTATCAACTTCTTAACCTTATCTTTCTTGGCTGATTTTATTTCCTCCATAGCTTTATTAATTTGCTTTTCAAGCATTTGATGAGGCATCATGTTTTTAAAAGAATCAACAATATTTCCTATATGCAAATCAATAATTCTTTCTTGTATAGTTTCTTTTTTTACATTATTGGTCTTTTTAGAAGATACATCTTCTTTTTTAGCATTAAAATCGGTAGCTTCAGTATACATGCTTGCATATTTATCATAGGCAATTAAGTTATTTAGTGAATGAGTAACTTCAAATCCATAAGAATCTATTAAAACTGCTTTATTTCCTATAAAATTTTTTATAGTAAAAATTCCTTCTTCATCCAGTAGTTTAACTTTATCCCCGATCTTCATATAGATTGAATTAATAAAGAAGGCTATCTTGAGGATAGCCTTCTTTGTTTTGTTTATACTATTTAATTTATTTTACATTATTTTCTGGGAACTCTATTGCTGGCTCCTCTTTTGGTTCTTTTAGAAGAAGATTCTTTACCTTTGTGATCTTGAGCTACCCTAAATCCAACCCATACGGCAGACTCATTTTCAAGCATATATCTTCTTTGTCCCGGATCTAACCAATAAGCGGTATCATTCCAAGATCCTCCTTTAATAACCCTTAAATCATTACTGATTTGAGAAGTTCTTTGTTTGGAATCCTTATCTAAAACTACTCTTCCGTTTTTATCTACTGTCCAGTTTCTAATAGGTGAATTGTAGTAATTAAAAGTACCGGTTGAATCAACACGACCATCTCCCGATTCTAAAGATGATTGTAAATCTCCGTCTCTAAAGTTTCTTGCATCATCAACAATCTCTGTTTCAAATTTTCCGGATAAATTTCTATATAATTTTCTTCCATCTGCTAAAGTATCATATTGAATAGTACCGTCATCAACTTTTTTAAATCTGCCGGGATTTCCTTCTTCACTAATAAATTGTTGATAAACGTTTCCTCTATAATAGTTGAAATCATTAAAATCAGTATCTATTAACGGTCTATAAACGTCTTGTGTCCATTCAGCAACATTTCCATACATACCATACAATCCAAAAGGGTTGGATGGATATGCTCTAACATCGGAAGTAATTGCATTCCCATCATTAGCCCAACCTCCACTACCGGAATAATCTCCTTGTCCACCGGATTTAAAATTATCCAGGAATTGACCTCTATTTCTTCCTTTTTTAGCACGCATTCTATTGATCATTACATCTTTACCTTCAATGATGTTATACTGTCTGTTATCTGCTTCAGCCAGTGCAGCATATTCCCATTCAGCTTCTGTAGGTAATCTGAATTTTTGTACTAAATTTCCTTGAGCACTTTTATTAACTGCTATAATTCTTTCATTTTTGCTGGTAATACCACTTTGTTTAGCGATTTTATCTTGATTGACAATACCTTCCAATTCAGGATCATTGTATTTATATTTTTCAACATTAAATGAATTTGAACCCACATTATTGGCCGGATTACTATAAAAATCTTTTGGGATAATACCTTTATTCATTAATTCTCTTTCATTGGCTCTATCGGTCAACCAATCACAATATCTTTGAGCTTGTAACCAACTTACTCCAACTACCGGGTAGTTATCAAATTGAGGGGCCCTGAAATAATCTTCTGAATAAACATCGTTTCTGGACAATTTATTTTTCCAAACAAGAGTATCAGGAAGGGCTCCATAATAAATATCTTTATAATTCTCATCCGTTGGTGAATATACATACTTTAACCAAGTTACATATTCACGATATTCATAATTTGTTACTTCAGTTTCACCGATAAAAAAAGATCTTACTTGCATTCGGTTAGGGGTATTGTTCCAATCATGCATTACATCGTCTTTAACTAATCCCATAGTAAAAGCTCCTCCTTCCACGAATACCATTCCAACCCAACCTTTTTCAGTCTTTTTCTTTTTACTATAAAACCAGCCGTTTCTATCATTGGCCTTCCATCCGGTCAAACTTTTTGTATTTTTAGTTCCACCGCCAGGTTTAGTTCTCCCACCACCGCAACTAACTAATGCTAAGGAAATTGAAGAAACAACGGATAATAATAATATGAATTTCCCGATTCTCATTGTATTTATTTTCATAATTAAGATCATGCAAAAATAATATAATATTACTGAAAGAAAAATTTTTTCTACTTTATATTACATAACCTCAAATAACGTTAACTTATTTGTAGATATTGTATATTTAGTAAAATATTATTTCTACTTATTCGTTATTTAGAGGTAAATGAAAAGATTTTTATACATTTTTATAGCGTTTTTCATTCAAGTGTCCACATTTATCCCTGTGGCACAAACTATTACGATTAATTGGGACGGTATAAAGAATTTTTATTATTCCACTGAGCAAGTAAAAAAATATCCTTTCTTTACCAATGATAACTATTCGATTGATGAAGGAATACCTACTTTATATTATGCCGAAAAAACTGATTTTAATGGAGATGTATATCTAACCAATTTACAATGGCAACCTATTGAAAAATCGCAACTTGGCGATACGCCTTTGGACTTCATTCCCGATGATGATATTTTCAGCGCGTCAATTACTAAGTCACGAGATCAAAAATTTATATCTGTAACCATTAAAACATTAAAGAAAACAGGCAATACCATTTTTAAACTGATACGTTTTACCATTGAGAAAAAAAATTCGTATAGTAAAAATTTTTCATCTACAGATTCCTTTTTGAATGTTGAAAGTGTTCTAAAAAACGGATCATGGTATAAAATTAAATTAGCTAAAACAGGAATTTATAAAATTGATCGGAATTTCTTACAATCATTAGGAATAAATTGTAATTCTTTAGATCCAAAAACCATACGAATATTTGGCAATGGAGGAAAAATGCTTCCGGAACCAACCTCATCTTTCAGATACGATAACCTAAAAGAAAATGCCATTTTTGTCCGAGGAGAAAATGATGGAATTTTTGATTCAGATGATTATATATTATTTTATGGGCAAGGACCGGACTATTGGATAAGAAATTCAAAGGTTAGGCATAAAAAAAATATATATGAAGATTATGCATATTATTTTATTAACGTCAATCAAACTTCGGGAAAAAGAATTCAATCCAATCCATACAAGACACCGAATGCTAAAGTATATGTAGAATACGATGATCATCAATTCTTTGAAGAAGATAGACTAAATTTAAATCAATTAGGTAAAATTTGGGTGGACGAAAATTTGGGATTGAAAAATTATAAAGAAATCCTATTTCCGG is a window from the Apibacter sp. B3706 genome containing:
- a CDS encoding glutamate-5-semialdehyde dehydrogenase is translated as MMSSIQQNIFTSSVKAVNKLNLVDIDKINQVLEVLAKETENSIPYILSENKKDIQRMSTSDPKFDRLLLTEERIQDIAKDIRKVASLPSPVGKIISEKILSNGLKLSKITVPFGVIGIIYEARPNVSFDVFSLCLKSGNVCILKGGSDAFFSNTAIVSIIKRVLLQEGLNPDICNLLPADRSSTLQLLNASNYIDLLIPRGSKELINFVRENSKIPVIETGAGVCHTYFHLEGNLEIGKEIIFNAKTRKVSVCNSLDCLLIDKERIQDLPDLCKKLIEKKVVIYADEPAYAQLENSYPSNLLHKATSANYGMEFLDYKMSIKTVNSIKEAIEHIANYGSKHSEAIISENKSCIKIFEKLVDAACIYVNTSTAFTDGAQFGMGAEIGISTQKMHARGPMALDELCSYKWIVEGNGQIRP
- a CDS encoding NCS2 family permease, whose translation is MKTFLDGYFKLSENGTTIKKELVAGIITFLTMSYALIVNPSILSETGMDREALFTGTTLAIIFATLLMGILAKLPIAQGPGMGLNSFFAFSVVLGLGYSWQFALTAVFIEGLIFIILTFLNVREMIVKSIPRVLKEAIPVGIGLFITLIGLKGANIIVSDPNTFLALGDFKQHSVWIAFAGLLVTAVLHSRNINGSILAGIVVSTLFSYLLGDIQLPGSLVSMPPSIEPIFGKAVEPMFSSEGWDKIFSVDMLIVVFTFLFVNLFDTIGTLIGVVSKLGFTDEEGNFPQMKKALLSDALGTTVGAILGTSTITSYVESASGVASGGRTGLTAVSTALMFFLSLFLAPIFLLVPAAATAPALIIVGLFMISSVVKINFNDITEGLPAFLTIIFMPFTFSIAEGIVFGMLSFTLLKVLGGRRKEVTPTVYVVSLLFLVKIVLDASKILG
- the dctA gene encoding C4-dicarboxylate transporter DctA, whose protein sequence is MKILKSLYVQVIIAIIIGILIGYFFPSEDIIVNGVKQHSTGLGEMLKPLGDGFIKLIKMIVGPLIFCTIVLGIAGMEDTKKVGKVGLTAIVYFEIMTTIALIIGLVFVNVLKPGNGMHVDPYALDSSSMSHYIEKSKEDHGIITFILDMIPENVIASIASNNLLQVLVFAILFGFAMTKIGPKSSKPVLSVMQSFLDGLFAIIKIIMYLAPLGAMGAMGYTIGVYGLKALSNLGMLILCFYLTCIVFIFGVIGAVLYYNKVNIFKFIKYIKEELLIVLGTSSSESALPGIMSKMEKIGCSKSVVGLVIPTGYSFNLDGTSIYLTMAAVFISQALDMHLNLQQEITLLLVLLLTSKGAAGVTGSGFITLAATLPVVGHVPVEAVALIFGIDKFMSEARALTNLIGNAAATIVVARRENEFNYDKAESILISNKS
- a CDS encoding cysteine desulfurase family protein, which codes for MKKIYLDSAASTIIDERVIEAMIQSMKEDFGNPSAIHSFGQESKSKIEMVRKNIAQWLHVNPNEIIFTSCGTESNNLILRSCIENLSIKRIISSPLEHKSVLETIRDLKEKHPEIEVVFLPLKNKKGDLDIAFLEDLLEDKIPTLVSLMHSNNEIGNLTDIDSIAQLCKKYGALFHSDTVQTMAHYPLDFSKTPIDFASCSAHKFHGPKGIGMAFIRKSSGLKGIITGGTQERNLRAGTENVYGIVGLGKSFDYAMQELKERRKIIEDLKQYTIDQLSKNIQGVLFNGHGTDFTKSNYTLLSILLPFPNTLVGFQLDMKGIAVSQGSACASGASKPSKTMLQLYTEEELKNTTTLRISYSHYNTKEEIDVLINFLSEIQKNLTNTIPAENG
- a CDS encoding ribonuclease Z codes for the protein MKLTILGYNSAVPTVRTNPTSQLLECNNQYFLIDCGEGTQVQLRKARVKFTHINTIFISHLHGDHVFGLIGLISSFHLLGRTEPLTIYGPKGIKKLIEVQLLLTESSNHFEINFIELTSLKSELIYEDNKLCVWTIPLNHRIYTNGFLFKEKVKSRRLNMDVIKYNPEIEVCDYHNLKLGKDFITQSGDIIKNEYLTLPPKHSYSYAFCSDTKFSPNIVPLIKGVDVLYHEATFLDELRELASKTGHTTAHQAAEIAKMANVKVLILGHFSNRYTDISILKEEAGQVFFNTILPEELLTLDFNKLIIN